The genomic DNA cccgaaaaacccacaaaataatgttttatttttgcagtgcagacaagGGCAAGccctctagagcagcagaaaacaagcttgctcagcccatcctcaatgtgacacccttttaAATATTGAAACTTGGCTATCGTTTCTCCTTTCCCGGATCTGCTGGATATGTGTAGTAGGGTATTAAGTTCCCTTTAGGTGACTGGTTCTCACTCAAAAAACCAAGATGCTTTCAGTTAATTATTGCACAATCTGCACACTACATTGATAGCTCTGCTTTTAAGATGGGTGAGTTTCCCTTTCCAGCTGTTAAGTAGGTCACCATCTCCTTCATTTTAACAAGGGCTGTTGGCTAAAAATTCAGACTGCTATCCCACAGGTTTCAAGCCCACAACAAACTTTCAGTTTTTCCTCCAAGATGCACAAACCAGTGTGTGGTGCTAATCTTTTTCAAAAGGCAAATTCTATGTTGGATATAATTAGAAAAACAATTTGGAAAATAAAACTTCCAGTGTATCTTTCTCACTTTATACAAATACTCGGTGCAAGCACATCTAGAATACTCTGTACAGTCCTGCTGAAAAGAACTTTAGGAACAATATTGGAGAGCTGGAGAAGTTGCAGAAAAGCGGCTGGAACATCTCTATGGGGAAATGTTATTCTCTTATGTAATTGTTCTGTCAGACAATTTGacatgtgtgtgtgatattttgaTAGGGTGGAGGGAGGAAAGCAAGGGAAGGCATAGTAGAGATATATACAATTATGCAAAGTTTGGAGAAAGTAGGAAATACCCTTTCTCCCACAAGCATAGAATTATCAGGTCTCATGGCTTGGTCTATACACTCTTCTCCAATCCTCAGTGCAAGtgggaagaatctcagggcaaAATCATCTTGAAGAGTATGCATAagcgtatgtgtgtgtgcattatcaTTTGTgtgtataccatatatactggactataagtcagcttcatatataaattgagggcaagttttgggggcaaaattatagattttgctatgacccatggataagtcaaggataaaacttaggagcatatagcaaaggaactaaaggatgaagcaaagcaaaacaatgtcatagaacttacaaaatcccagcagacataactctttgtgcttactcttaaggttggatggatgaaagagtagagggggtcagtgcttctaggacagattatacttttgCTTCTTACCAGgtgatggttccttcttttaaataagagttaagatacaatgcttacattgacctgtggataagctgactcagggttttgttttttttggtcaATTATCTGACTTAAATTTttagatgtatacatgagtatatacagtattatcagatggggaactggagaagagtgctggctGAGGATAACATAgctggccaaaaagacaaacaattgggccctaaaacaaatcaagcctggaagccacaatgactaaattgaggttgaattcaaagatatagctgtgtcactctgtagaatcagtacatagatcttgtagcacctctgagactaattgaaagaaagaaattgacagcatgggctttcgtagactgaagtctatgaaaactcatgctgctaatttctttctttcatttagtctcaaagatgctacaagatctctctgaattgaggttgtcatactttggcttgAACATCCTCTCTCAGAGTAGGGTGTGGGGCATCTCCCCACCACATCTGTGTGCACAGACTAACACATTTGTTTTAACCAGTAAACCAAAGGGGAAGAACACGCatatagaaagaaaaacacaaagacACTGTCTTTTATGTgcacaaattacaaaaatatctCATATCTATTGCTAAAAAGAATATATGCCTGATTATTTCTCAAATTCTTTTCTCAGTTCCATTTCAAATGAAAGATACCTTGAATCTGGAAAGTGTGCCACCACCCCAAATACTGTAACAGCAATGAGTCAACatgtaaaatgttgaagggtctggaaacgatgccctatgaggaatgacttagggagctggagatgtttagcctggagaaaaagttaagttgtgatatgatagccctgtttaaatatctgaagggatgttatgttgggggagcaagcttgttttctgctgctccagagactaggacccagagcaatggatgccagctccagaaaagaggttccacctcaacattaggaggaattccctgacagtaagggctgtttgacagtggaacccactccctccgagtgtagtggtctccatccttggaagtctttaaacagaggctggatagccatccaTCGGGTATCCTTTGATTGAGTtactgcatggcatggggttggactgggtggcccttgtggtctcttccactgtatgattctataaaatccacaaataaataACTGACCACCTTAAGTCAAACTAACTAGGCTGGATTGTTTGTAGAACAGAACATGAAGTAACATTCACTGTTTTCAATCCTGTGGTTGTCTGTGGAAGATTTCAAGGCTCTGAGACAGTTGGACTGTCATATGGACTGTTCTGCATTCATATCAAAGGCAGAAGTGAAACTGAAAAGGCACACAATCAAGGTTTCTCCAAAAGATACTGATTATATTCTGCCAGACAGAGGGATATCTTTTCACCTTCTAACTCAGAGTAGATGTGTAACACAACCACTTAGCTGGGAGTGCACATGCAATGGTGGCTGGAAGGGAATCTTCATCTTTGTgaccacaaaacagtgacacatTTATTCAgtaaaccaaaatgcacaaagctccactggcttcatcaaaggtgttaaaaatcatacaggagggaaagaattaaaaatatggCAATATTAgccacaggcctgcattttctcaagatgttatattttgttgtgttgagatggtgtggaaggatatctatgcaagcaggcctctctttctggccatgtggcactgggaacaaagaaTGCcagagtccaggaaataaaatgtgaattcttttagcaatacaaaaaggcacttcctctgagatccaagatgtctTAGTCCCTTGTGAGATCACAACCTcatttgttaggcagagaacactgaatttctcaacagaagcctccatgctttttgCATTAGAAAAAATTTAAGTGCTGTTTTGTTAAAACATGCTAAATGTagttccaattttttaaaaaatattttacattgtaaaatgtaaaatattttacaaagggGTTTGTGACCAACCGCACAAGGAACTGAGACATCTTGtatctcagagggagtcattttTATATTGCTACTGAAGTCCTATGTTTATACTTCAGGATATTATctatttccttcatagctgcctttccaagttctagtctgcttctgatttcttgattacagtTTCCACTTTGAtgcctttgttattttctgctatgAGTAGGGTGTTATCCACATAATTCTCTTAGGGAACTGGAAAGGTCCTTTGCAACCCACTTCATACTCACTTGCCAAGTTCCAACTCTTCATAGAGGCCAGCAACTTGTGGCCCAGAACTAAAAATGACCTAAAAGAGACTTATTCACCCCATCCTTTAGCTGCCACTGCAGCTTCATGGCACACAATCCCAGTAAAAAGAGCACCTAAGAAGGAGCAGTTAACTTTGTAGAAGGATGGGTGGGAGAGGCAATAAAGGGAATGTGTGAGTGGGTGCTATACTGTGAAACACCCCACACAGatctcccactttcttccttccaAATGCCTTTAAACTGACATGTGATGACTATTAGGTCATAGcatggccaagaaaaaccccctGAAGATTTCTCACATGCGCAAAATACaaattgcaaatatttatttgtacaatTTATATTTTCAGTCCAATATAGGAACTGAAGGCAGCAATGTTATCCTTAGCTCTGGATTTGTTTAGCATTATTGTTCCCTCCTTTCCCTGGCCAAAGAAGAAAACCACAAACTGAATAAGGAGAAAAGATTCCAGATGTCCAGCACGATCACAGTGTCATACGTTTTGTTTAACTTCTATTTTCACTTGAAACATGTGGCTGCTGGTGTGACCCACTGCAGAAGACTATAGTCATCATCCAAAAATAATCCAGCTCAACCAAGAAGATACTTCCACGGAACCTGCAAGCATTATATTTGCAAAGTAACAATCAAAAGATCACTTTCTGAAGTATTTCTAGTTGTACTAGGAAGTGAGGCATTTCCCTTCAAATCTGGTCAAAAGTGATCAAGAATCTTCCTTTTCCTGGAACctgaaattaaaacaataacacaaaaatgaataatcagtatacagtggtgcctcgggttacgaaagtaattcgttccgcggccgctttcgtaacccgaaaagccttcgtaagccgaaatgccataggcgctaatggggaaaagccgcgattccgtgtaaaatagcgccgaaaagcaccaaaagttttttcgtaacccgaaaaaacattcgtaaccggaacaattatttcttatgggattttttcgtatcccgaaaatttcgtaacctgggtatttcgtatcccgaggtaccactgtaataactCCTGCCAGTGAACCATGGAACTATGACACTGAAGAAAAAACCCATAGGATCACTGGCATAAATAGAACAATTTCACAgagaaaaccatctctgagtattccttgcctaagaaaaccctatgacattcatgaAGTAATTGTAATTCTACAGGCACcatgaaggcatacacacacacatgaaaccAAACTATGTTCAACCTCTCCCTGCTTTCAAGTAGGCATAGTAAAACATGAAGGATTAGTGTTTTCCAAGAGCTTGACATCCATGGTAGAGGTTCCCCCATGTACTGTATTCTAAGATCAACCCATCTGGAAGGATTGTAGCCATcttaaaacagtgcctccaatactCAGGATATGTAGTTGACTCAGAAGGATGAAAAACTagtgagaggtccagcagaactggGAAAGAAGCATCTAGCTCCTAGCACAGACTGCCCACCAAGTCAAATACATTTTGTCCTGCACGATGAAGGGAAATCAAGTCTGAGCAGAGACAGTAAATGAACAGCTGATGTTTTCTTACTTGCAATGGATGCAGGTATAGAAGACTGTCTGCCCTTCATCTGCAGACCTCATCTGCCGAGTATGATACACCATGCCTTCCTGCCCACACTGAGGACACTTCCGGTCAATCTGAAAGGATTGAAATAGTCATTCATTCAAGACAGTGCTGGAGTGTCAGTATCTTTACATAGTTATCTGTTATACAgattgaaatgcttgggatcagaaatgttctgtattctggattttatttatttatttatttatttattttaaatatgtttttattaattCTTCACAAAAccaacatacacatttttttaaaaaacccaaacgcCATACATATGATACAAGAGCAACAGTTTCATTCTGCAAACTTCCACATATATTTTACCAAATTTCTTTCTAGAAACTTGTATCATCACTTTACTCATCCACCTGTCTTAACACCTCTAATCTTTAACTGTAATATTCTGATCTATAGGAGCTATAAAATCTTTATCTGCCGgaaacgacctgccggatgagatccgtcagataacatcattagacagctttaaaaaagcggtcaagacggatctcttccggcaggcctttccagattaaccatcccggcccaggttcccaggttccctgattccctcattcctcccgtggccccatcttagagatggttgaggatcaacagagggatatcagggtttttagttttaattgctgtttttatccttgatattgtaattttaatatgttatactatttaatactgtcttaaggggggagggataaagtgtttttaattgtcatattttatattttactgttgttaaccgcccggattggtttgccagagggcggtatacaaataaatattattattatattattattattattatctatagcATATTTTCTCCTTAACTTTATACTCTTCTTACTTTCCCTtacattcccttctcctctcctttccctactcccttccttccttccttccttccttccttccttccttccccattccttCTATCCCATATTCCTTCTTCCCTTTGTATTTGTTATAAagtttgagtatcccttatctgaaatccttgggaccagaagtgttctgtattttggattttggaatacagtcatccctccacatttgcaactttgacttttgcggatctgattattcacagttGTGCTTCATGTGTTCTTTCTAAGAATTTCTAGGTGACTCTCTGGCCAACGTCCACCAGAAGTTGTGCAAGAGGACTAGAGGTTccttgagagaacacttctctaggcatttgtaggtcctccagtgcaattctatggttaacACTTAGCAGATGTTGAGCACAGAGTTTCCCTGGAGGAAgtcaagattcctagagaggaattATCTCAGGTTATAtaatagtgggttttttattatttgtggtttttccactttcacaagggtcctgtgcccgtaaccccagagaatgtggaggggccaccgtacctttatttgcatatacagtggagccctgccttacatggggatccgttccgaacacacacacaccgcataaggcaaataccatgtaagctcaagccccattcaatagaatggggcttgtgtttgtGGTGGCGCAGCACACAGGTGTGCGTGCCATTCAATACATTGCAGAGCAGCTTCCATGTAAACAGAAGCCACGTATGCACGCCCACGTATGGAGCAGCCACActgtatgtacataatgaaatatcttggagatgggacccaatgtGAACACAGaattcctttatgtttcatatacaccttatacatacatcaaatatacaatatttttagtaattttgtgcatgaaacaaagtttgtgcacactgaaccatcagaaagcaaaggtgtcactatgtcagccacccatgaaaaatgttttggtctcTGAGTATTTCAGATTTGGGCATTCCAGATGTGGGAGGCTCAATCAATATTGATATATTGCTTTTCCTGCAGTGAGGTCAAGGTTTAAAGTCGGTATCTTCTTGCATAAGTTAGCCCAAGTTTTTAAGATGCTCAACAGGCATACTTAGTGAGGACACAGAAGCAGGCCTTCTTGTGGCTGTtcccatgggaggctaggttggacctcttctctctctcttcccactggCAAGCCAAGATCTTTTGACTTAGAAAAACCTTCTGTTATTAACTAGATTTTACAAAAGAATCTTTTAACGGGGTGTTGTACTTTCATTATCATGTTTTAAAGtatatgtgcttttaaaattgttttaaattagtggtCACAACTGGACTGCTTATttgattgctttttaacttttgtagtatAAATTGCTTTCATTCTACCTATCTTGTAAGCACCTTGGGTAatatatattgggagaaaggtgggatataaataaggtGGCATacacaacaaccctatgaagtAGGTCAGGATCCTGCTATCTGTATGCCAAGAACTGCAAAAGAGTCTTAAATAGCATaaaggcatttgatgagtgactgTATTAAGGCCCCTATCATCTAAACAATGCACTAGATTCTTCTAATTTTcatgctggtgtgtgtgtttaatgataTTCATTTAAATCTGTGGTGCATCCatactataaaaataatgcaatttgacaccaattcaactaccatggatccatcctacagaatcctgggatttgtacttttatgaaGCTCCttcattctttggcagagaagtctaaagaccttataaaactataaatcccaggattccgtaggatggagccacaacagctaaAGCAccatcaaacagcattatttctacagtgtggatgcatccctgGCCTGAaacttttaattatttaattttgttttaacattatGAATTTTTGACAATGtattttttaacttgttataAGATGCTTTGGAGCCCTAACTGTAAAAAAGGTGTGAaagaaataatactaataatagtagCCGCCTGCATGCCACTCCACCCCCAATTCATTGGACCCACTTATTTCTTTCCCATTTGCATTAAATCAGGAATGGGAAACTTGTAGCCTTCCACATGTTAATCAAAAACTACTCCAACCATCCATCACCACTGACCAGATTGgataaggctgatgggaactacagtccaacaacatgtgaaaGGCCATAGGTTCTCCAGCCTCGGATTAAAAGACACAAATTAGAATTCCATAAAATTTTGTTCAATGCTAAGTATTTTTATATACTTTGTAAATGACATTTGAAACGATCAGCACTGCAACTACTGATTTCATCTACTCATTTACTCACCAATGGTCCCGTGACTGCTTTTCCTTCATCCACAGTAATCCTGGAATCTATCCTGTTAAAGGTGACTGATGTATTAATAATTCTCTTTTCAAATTCTGTGCAGATGACAAACAAATGAAGGATAACTGTTCATATAAGAAATGTATGCACTCTACCGCAATGGTCTTTGGCTGTAACAATAGATATTACATTTGATATGGCATGCTTAGTATGCACTCTACCTCCAGGTACAGGATACTCTATGAAGCACATAGAAATACGGTGTGCCAAGGAAAGACTAGACTAAACCCTTCTTCCTAGTATTTGAGGCtgagaatatttattttattttattttatatgggtTTAATCATGTGAAATCTAATGGGATCCAGTAAAGATCTGtaattttctctccttttgtTAAGAATCAAGCCCAGTTATGGCCAATATGCCGCATCTTCATATTTAAACATCACAGGAAAATTCTGCAGCAAGGGGGAAATAGTCATTAgaacaaagaaagcaaacaaaatgaaggtAGGTGGTGATGGACTGTTAGAAGGGATGAGTAGGGAAGGTGATTTAACTCTTGGCTATGTGCTGCAACtctttatatgctgcctttcccttcctattccttttttcttttagtgTCATGTTCTACCAAGAAAGCCTACAAATCAGGACTGCCTGGGTTTTACTGATTGCAAGCCACTCAGACAGCTTTTTTAGCTGATGACAAGGACAGagataaatgaacaaataaataaatacagtgggcccttggcatccactggagtttggttccaggaccccccgcagataccaaaatccatggatgctcaaggcccattaaatacaatgatgcaatacaatggtgttctttatataaaataagcaaataaaggtttgctttttgaaatttttgggggggtgggaggGTCTTAGTCAAACAGGATAACGTTGAACAGCATGAATTTGAGTTTTGTCTGTGCTGTTCATCTTATCTGCTAAAGATGAGTACAGGATGACAGCTAAAGTACtgaccttggagggagagaagaggcaggcacacctccaccatgcctagccccagagcACATTAAAggccctccatcttaactgctaccactctggccacagaaggagagaagaaggggcaaGCATAACTCCTAGAGGTAGAtcaatcccccctccccacatcttAACTGCTATcacctggccttggagggagagaagaaccaacagtatctgctggacttgatccccttcccttctccttttgtgtcatgtctttttagattgtaaacctcaGGGTAAGGAcctgtcaaattagcaatctgtaaaccGCTCTGAGAGCCTCTGTGGCTgtgtaaatactctaaataaataaaaaataaacacaaaacgAAGAACTGGCAAACAAAGGCCTCACCTTTCACATCAATGAGGAAATCGCAACAGTAACATGCCACCTTGTCAAGGACACCTGGCAGTGGAAGGACTGTACCACATTCAGGGCAGAAATCAAGTTCTGACTCAAAGCAGGAACTACCTGGCTCCATAATGACCAAGGAGAGTAGAAGCTGTAGGGGAggcaaaatgcacagatacatgATCATAAGAGCAGCTGACCCTAAATAAAAAAACTACACACAACCTACTTTAAGAATGAGTCTgcttggtgttgtggtttgagactTACACTCTGGAGATCGGGGCTTGATTCCccactcggctatggaaacctgctgtgtgaccttggctgagtcacatcctctcagccccagaaaaccccatgataggttcactttagggtttccgtaagtcagaaacgatttgaaggcacacgacaataaTCTCAAACTTTAAGAACAAAAGCGTAGGGGTCATTTGTGTCACCTTGGCTTGCTGTCAAGAGGGATCTTTTCCCATGGGTAACTGATTAATTTTCCTACATAAGTGTACTACTACACACGACATATCAAACTGAAAAGGGATTTCTCTAAGAAGCTATCACAGCAACTGCAAGAAGTCCCAATCAGAACCAAATAGGTCAATTTTATGGTTCCAGGAATGAATAAAGTCAATAGGGACAATCCCTCAATTGCCAAGAACAGGTGAGAATAAGTTTCTTCTTTGACTTAAATCCTCACCTCAGTGATGATAATGATACTATCCTCTTACAGATCAATGTAATCTATGTGCACAGTTTTCAGAAAGGTAGCTGCATTAGTCTCTTGGagcataaaaaggagggggagggaaaatgTGTCAGCATCTTTAACActaactgttttaatattttagcataagctttcaggCTGATAAacccattccttcagatattaaaGTCTCAAATTATGAAGCATACAGGTGTGGCTCTCAGATAGAAAGTAATAGGATGCAGAAAGATGTAAATCATGTCTcttgccctttgaaaatttaagaCAAGGGACATAATTTTCATCTTTCTGGGAAATGCCATTTTCCCTTTGTTGGTGTGAGGAAGAACCTCAaagttttaaagtatatttttaatacAGTTCAATCACCAGAATGCTTGTTGGTGTttattgtgtggcttcaagtcattccaccaagttatggtgaccttaaggcaaacctatattggggttttcttggcaggattcgttcagaggggttttg from Sceloporus undulatus isolate JIND9_A2432 ecotype Alabama chromosome 2, SceUnd_v1.1, whole genome shotgun sequence includes the following:
- the POLR1H gene encoding DNA-directed RNA polymerase I subunit RPA12 codes for the protein MEPGSSCFESELDFCPECGTVLPLPGVLDKVACYCCDFLIDVKEFEKRIINTSVTFNRIDSRITVDEGKAVTGPLIDRKCPQCGQEGMVYHTRQMRSADEGQTVFYTCIHCKFQEKEDS